The following DNA comes from Cheilinus undulatus linkage group 4, ASM1832078v1, whole genome shotgun sequence.
AAGTCTGAATAACATGATGCCAGAATAAGTGTGGAAACCCCCCAGAAACTTCAACTCAACAAGTTTTAGCACATAATTTCAAATGACAGACAAAAAATTCCCCCCACTGGGCGCATAATCAGATTAGCCGTGTTCTTGTGTTTGTGTACACAGTGGGTGTGTGTTCCCTTCCTGTTGACCAACCCTCACTCTGTGGACATCTCACTGACGGCTTACAACGAGACCTTCCAGGCTCCCTGGGTCGGCACGGTGGAGCTCGATGAGGCCGGCAAGTGGTTTGACGACTTCATGCTGCTGGTGAGTGGAGAGGGAGAGGTCTTTATACATATAAACACGAAGACAAACAGCACTAAATGCTGTCTCAGACACTGCTTATCTAGTATTTACACAACATCAGCCATTACAGCAATTAGATTGAAAGGAACCCATGCAGTTAGATTAAATGGTCTAATTTCATTAGATGAGCAAACAGCTAAGCACAACAACATCAGGGTCATGAGAGGATTGCTACTTGTGGTCCTGTGAGGCTATACAGACTGATTCCCGTCATCATGTCTCAACTTTGTGTCTGTGCCAGGCTCTGGGCGGTTTGGCCTACCAGGCGTTCTACCAAAGAATCCTGTCAGCCTCATCTTACACCCAGGCTCAAGTAACCTGCTTTGCCTCATCGGCCTTCTGCTTGGTACTCGGTATCCCTTCTGTGCTGGTCGGGGCTGTAGCTGCATCAACAGGTACTCTTATACAACACTTCTAGAAAATTCTAAGCTCTGCTTTCCTGGGTTTAAATGTGTGCCTCAGGCTTCTGTATTTGTAACAGTAAATATGTATACATCCTTCCCATCATTTCACTGAATGAAGCCCCATTTATCTGATCTAGTTTCTTTCCTGATTCAATTATTTCTCTCTTGGTCTCTCAAACATTCCTTTGGTTTTCATCCAAATATTCATCTGCTCTTCCTCTCAGACTGGAACTCAACCAGCTACGGATTGCCGACTCCATATGAGCGTGACCAGGCAGGCTCCATTCTCCCGATCGCCCTGCAGTTCCTCACACCGCCCTATATTTCTGTAATCGGTATTGGAGCTGTGGCTGCTGCTGTCATGTCCTCCATGGACTCAGCTCTTCTGTCCTCAGCCTCCCTGTTTTCTTCAAATATCTACAAGAACATCATCAGAAAGCAGGTGAGGAGAAGAGGTTCTACAAGAAATATTATGTGAAAGTCTGTTAGAGACCTcacataaaacagcaaaaaagtcaATCTGTGGGGGACAATAACGTGTTGTTAGTGTTGCTTTATTGAACATGATACTTTTTACAATTATGATAACGCCATCCCAAtttaaaacatactttttgCAGTTATTGATGTGGTGTATGTgtcataaccttgcaaaactgatggattggccagatccTATATCTGtaatcaggcagatccatcttagCAAAGCTTTAAGATGATTGGCTTGCTCcaggtcagagaatgaccagaccaatcagcataatTTGAGGAGAATGGGGTTTATAAAAAGACAGCCAGTGaagaaatttatttatttatttattcaagtgTGTGGGGTAAGATAGGCACAAAtgtaaatcaattttaaaaatctatttagaATATTTCTGGCAGGTTCATGGCATAAAAAAGATTgaatgtttctatttttgtgATGAACTGAATGAACAATTCTAATGTAATTTGAGATAGTTGTTTGTATTAGGGGGTCAACTAATAATTAGCCAGGCTGATTATTGAGGTCAATATTTGGCATTGTGCAGATTATCTTTATTGGCACTATTTTTGTAGATAATAGATGCAATTAATTAACCCACTGAGACCAATGTTGTAGGATGTGACAAGAAGAGGCACAGgctagaaaaaaatcattaactTAGAACCATAAGTCTAAGCaacttacttttttcctctgaaaccCTCCGTATTTCCGTTCTAATGACTCTAATCATGCCTTTGAAGCCCTTACAGTAGCTTTTCTATCAAGCCTGGTACTTGGGTATTTACAGATTGAATCCACACCCATTACTCTTATATAGAACagctctttttaaatattttttcaatccttttattgtttcttctgctagcttagcattagccacaaTATCAAGATCCCAAAACAGATGTCACATTGGCAGTGACAATCAAATGGCAGGCCGTTCCACCATCACCTTATACTTTGCCGAATActgcatgcatgtatgtttgCTTAGAAACTAAAGGAGAGGGCCTGAgtgactcataatggagagaaaaagagagacagagagccgatgatgtgtccctctgtgtcactgcagacagggaATGCTTTGAACAATGGCGCATAATCAGCTAATATGAAAAAAGTGTAAGGCTTATattgtaaatatgtaaatattttgaaaacttttttgtcacagaatgaatttttttgttttttttttttagtcttttggTCCCCTAGaggatgggagaacaagtttgtccCAAAGTACCTTTAGTCATTATAGTTTGCTGTGTGTCACagttaaaaatctttgagttttaacttcagttttgttttttgtttttgtctttttggtctattttttttttaatcaaagtgtTATTACTGCAGTACACATATTTTAAAGCGCTGATtgagaaaaggatgtttagagcttgactgtgcaccaaagggttgttgtttttcaagcattttaagCCAAAAGGTCCAGGagcgacaaaaaaaaaaattaaaattaaaaaagccttGCGCTCAGGTACTATGGTTCCACTGCACAGTGTGTCCTCCCCTCTTGCTTTTTATTTACTCTCCACAGTCTCCAAAATGTCCTCAACATAGTCTGATTTGATCGAAGTCACATGAGTACTAGCCAGTTACACTTAAGCCTGGGTACCACTGGTACAGTCAGCTTAGAGCTTGGGCtaaatttttacttttcttaattttcttgatcatgtgatttttcttttaccaTGCCTTGTTGGCAGCACACATCATATGtgttgttgctcttattggcttGTTAGGAAATTGCCCAGATGAATCTGAACTATACCATATGCCATGGATATGTAAAACATCCATTTACCTTGTCAGGTTTTATGTATCCTGGTGCCAGAAAGAACATCACATACTAGGGTGGGAAACTAGCACCCGCCACCAGCCAAATGCAAGTACTTTTGAGCAGTGTCAGGTGAATTTGCTCAACTTACTAGCCACTGgggcaggtaaataaaagtagccCAACCTAACAGAGTGATTTTGTTACAGAAAACAGCATTAATCAAAAGGTAGttaaacaaagtcagaatttgggagtgggaCTGCAAAAATCATGCTCAAAATCTTAAATTCTAGTGTCACACATGCATGTGAATTTACAGTTCCCACGTGGGAAGCAAAACAATCGTATGTATGGTTGAGTTCAAGACAAACTGGTTGAAGAAGGAGGTTAGAAATTAGACGTTTTGCATCATTTGTGCACCAGATCTCTTCTATTAAATAGCCTGTAACTTGAATACTATAAGCCTTGGTTATTATATTATACAGTATCAAATGATGCTGCTTTTTGAAGTAGAGTGGCTGGTTAAAAATCTTTGAGGTAGATTTTTGAATCCAACAGCCATAGTAGCAGGAagacaaaaaagttaaattgcAACCCTGTCACATACCCCATGTACAGAAGCTATAGTCCTGAAAGCAGGCAGTTCAGGTTCAACTACAACTACAAACTATAGCACTTCCCTATGCTGTTGACTCTCTAGACATAAAAAAATAgagataagaaaataaaaaattgtgtACTTATTGTATTTTGGAATCGTAGCTCAGTGTATCCCACTGTTATGTCATGGCTAGTTTGCTACATGATGATGGAATAGACATCGAGACTGTTTTATTAAAGCTTGTGTTGATCTGATTATGTATTTAtcaaatttgacatttattaAAAGCATGCAATCTCGTAATCTCCCTTTAGGGAGCTTAACTTTGACTTCATCTGCGTAATAATCCACTGGAAATAAGTCTTGTGTCTTGTGTGGGTAGCCACAGGACCTTAACATGCCAGAGACTCCATCAATATGCTTCACTTTCACAACACAAGCTGGAGGCAGCAACAAAGTAGCTATTGACTTTAGGATACTGCACATACTATACAGTATGTTCTCTGTCTGAGAGTGACTCTTGTTTATGATGTTTGTCGTCCTATAACAATGATCTATTTCATTATTTCACCCCCGAGGAATGTTCCATATAATTAGCCTGTCCACTCTTTATAGGCCTTGTAAGGAGCTGTAACTAGATACAGATTTTGAAAGGAGATCTCTCAGCCCAGGAGGCCTCATAATGATCCTTGGATCCTAGCATTGTTTATGAAGGTATGTAGTGAAATTTAACTCTCTTGGTCTTTCTCACTGtccctctcctgtctcctccaggCATCAGACTATGAGATGCAGTGGGTGATCCGTATCTCGGTGGTGGTCGTGGGTCTGGCAGGCACCGCTCTTACTTTCTTGGACAGCAGTGTCCTAGTCTTCTGGCTTGTGGGTGTGGACATGTCCTACACCATTATGTTCCCCCAGCTGGTCTGCATCCTCTTCTTCAAGGTGTCCAATGGATATGGAGCCACCGTGGGCTACTTGATGGGAATCATTATGAGAGTCCTGAGTGGCGAGCCCCTCATCGGCCTACCACCAGCCATCAAGTTCCCTGGTTGTCGATTGGACGACGAGGGAAAGATGACCCAATTTTTCCCCTTCCGCACTGCCATCATGGTCATTTCACTGGCTTCCATCCTGATCGTCTCCTGGTTGACCTCCATCATTTTCAACAAAGGTCTTCTGCCAGAGAGTTGGGATGTGTTCAAGATCAAACGCAAGCAGAAACCAACAGCCGGTGCCGCGGACCACAAGAGGACCGTCTCTGAACAGGAAGACCCATCAGTGGCCAAGCAGCTCTTGGACACCACCAGCTGCTAAAGAGTctcacaaagacagagagagagaagatgggCACCAGATGGAGCAGGCATGTTTGTCTGCTAGCAGGAGATCATAGAGGGGGAACAACGGAAAGGCTGGACATTATGTACAAATCAGTGCAGTGTCACATTAACAGAGTGTGATCTGAGCTCTCTGGCACCTTACTTCATTAGTTGCCTATGTGTGTTTTACATATAATACAATGAAAACAGACTCTTTGGATAGGATTAATAGCAAAAGCCAGCATTTTTTACTATGAGGATGATTACATACACCATGGCCCTGAATAGGCTGTCTGTTAAACTTGCAGCAGTGTTCTTTGTGTGGACTCTTTCCATTTCAGCATGTAAACAAGTGACATAAAGAAACCTGAGGCAAGTTTAACCACTGAGACAATTTGATTCGTTCAATTTAAGTTAAAAATTCACAATAAAATCCAATATACCATTAATTCACTGGATTTTCACCAAAAAGATCAGGCATATAGATTGATAAGAatataatttttcctctttgataattaaaaaatgCCTTGAGAATTCTTGATGACCAATGTTCAACCAGTTCCTGATGAGCACAGCACTGTGGCGATGTTATGGCACAAAGACACCCAcacatgggattaaaagtcagtCAGCCCAACagtttgatgataaaaatgttaattcatgTAGTTGTTCGTGGTTCATAGTTCATATTTATACTTCATAGATGGTTTGAAATTACTTGCTGCAATTTAGCTTTTACAAGAGCGACAAAAGCGACTGCATTTCGTGGCTGCTCAGAAAACATGAATGCGTCAAAAGTCCTCTTAATCGCAGTGTTTCTCAGCACACTGTACAGCACTGTCTCACTGTGAACCTCTGTAAAAGATTTGCCCTTACATGCAGCAGAACAGGGCTCCACTTTAACaccagaacaaacaaaatgctCCCCAAGGAGCAAGTGCTTACCCTGCCATGGCCCTGGACtcactttttaaagacatttcatcaTGTACCATTTTTATTGTGATCTGATCTCTGCTGCTTCAAGCTCTATAATACACCAAATGTGATTTTTCTTATCttgcaaattaattttaaatgatgttttttaaattcctaaTTGTATCTTCAATCATAGTTTAAaagcattttgattttaatctaaGATAGCAGCTGTTCTGTGGTTACCGGACTGCCTTACTGTCGATTTTTCACAAATTTCTGCAGCCTAGAAAATGTTTCTCTGGCTTTGCAATGATACAGACTTGAGTTGCAGCACAATGCTGCTGGTTTTATTGTACAAGAAATTCACAAACCACAACCAAAATACTGGACAGAGTTGGCACAAACTCTATTTCAAGGATTTTAATTCTCCATTGCTTCAAACagttaatatgagttttctgcCAAGAATCATCAGAACTGCTTAACTTTCACTTTGTCTAACACAAATATCTTATAAGGCCATGCTTTTTGATAGCAATCCACATGATAAAAAACTGAATGCACATGTTTTCTCTTACTACAAGGAGAGAAAGAACTTTAGACATATCACAGTTTTCTTCTCCGTCCATCAGTGTTAGACGTGATCTGTTTGGCTTGTTGTTGACTTTGTACTGTATAGTTTTGCTTTTGTCATCACTCCATGAAAAGATGTAGTTTACAGTCCGATCATTTTTCCCTTTGACAGGAAAATATGTTTGTAACTAAGACTCTAAGAATCAACAGTTCAGCACAGTTTGAGTCCTATTCTAAGTGAGTTATTACTAAACAGGTGAACTTGTGTTTTTAAGTGTATGTGTCATTTAACTGAGCCTACAATGACATTTGTTATGCAGAGAGATCCCTGCTCATTGTCTGACAGGCAGAGAGCCTTCCTCTACTAAACTGTTGCCTTAAATATCACTGGAAACTGGTTTCACTCCGCTGTCAGTGCGTTTGCGCTGGTCATCGTCATATGGGTGTATAATCTAGTCATTTTTCAAATACCTCATGGGCCGCTAATGTTTGCTTTAAGTATCGAGACTTTGACCTAGATTGTGACTTCTATCCAAAGCATACTGTGTTAACGTCACTTTCCAAAGACTGAACACACAGACGACAGTGTGTCTGAAAACAGGACGCATGCAGGACAAAATGCATCCATCTTTTTATATGTGTGATTGTGATTTCTATCTGTATTATACTCTTGTACTGTACAGTCTAATCATGATTTGTATAtttacactttttatttttatcaaagtTGATCACTATGCGTTGTGAATTTTAGAGGAGAAGCACACGTGTATTTTATCTCAAGTTAGCAACGTCACAGTAAAATTAATTCATCTTCAGTTTTGTTGAAcataaaatgttatttcatCTTCACAGGTTTACATCTTTGGTCATTAGTGTTTGTCTGTGCGTTCTACACGTCACAGGTAACACATGAAACATGCAGATGGAGAAAGAAGTAGCCTTGTAGAACAAACACCCGAGCCTGACGATGTCTCTAGACATGACTTACTGCAAGTTAACTTGCCAGCAGTCAGCAAGCTGTCCACAACACAGAACAGGATGGGAAGGGATGCCTTAATAATGGAGCATGTTTATGTCATCTGTTCATTTCATCACTTTTGAGGAGAAGGGTTACTTTTTCCATGTTGGGTTATTCAGACATTCTCTTTGAAAGTGCTGAAAGGTTGGAGTTTTATAATATAAAAAGGTGATGAGTTCTTTTACTGTGTTTTCCCCTCATATGTATTtggttttttattattatgcaTGTTGATTTTGATTAACTGTGTTGTTTGTATACTGAACTTTTGTGAAGGCTGTTCTCTCTTGCCACTTGGCAAGGTCCTACTTTGTAATCGATTAATGTAAATCCCCATGGGGTGATGTTCTGTCAGAATAAAGGCCGAAAACAATCACCGCTTCTTGCTGTCTAGTTATTTTATCAGTCATGTTGCAAAGTCTTTAAAGATGAACTTTTATAgactgttattttaaaaaaacagcaaatgtgccttttagaatgaaaaaaaaacaccaaataaaagCTGATGTGTGGAATAAAACAGTTCAAAGGGATGGTGTTCAATTAAATCAGGTCTGGGGGTCTCTATGTCCTCCCACAGTACATTTAGAGTGTTAAATGCTTTTTTCTTGCATTCTCGTGCATTTTTGTGCACATAttcaacaaaaaagtcaaagagaAACTGATGTTAACATTCATTTTGCAGGTTTTTCATATatatacaaatattttttttaaatatcccCAGGCCTGGAAATCAGGTTTAATGTCATGCAGTTTTCACGACTTCTTCACCAGATCCTGACAAACATCCACCAAAATCTTCACAAGATTTTCAGGAAAATTGTTCTTAAGACAGTTGCCTGGAGAAACCTACCTCAGAATCATATTTTTTCTTAACTATTAAATTCCAGTAAGGTTAGCCATACACCTGTGCAAGATTCtgataattaaaagaaaaaaacattaaaaaacatcatttactGGACTCCAGGTgtacattgtattcaaatacatgtactttaatatctAGTTTCCTCCCTCTTGCTGCTATAACAGCCTCAACtcttctttgaaggctttccaTGACATTCTGAattgtttttgtgggaattcatgcccattcattctgtagcgCATTTATGAGGCTTTCATGTTGGACGGGAAGGCCTGGCTCACtatctctgtttctgtttattccaaatgtgctcagtggggttgacatcagggctctgtgtggccCAGTCGTTTTCTTCCACaccgaactcatcaaaccatgtctttatacaccgctttccacattattatgcaaatgacatttttctcttattttcctgaatattaatgcaaatgatagaatattttttaagtaatcagccattagagcataattcaaatgttttgaacaaacttttttttttttttttttaaataaaaacctcaaaatgcaccgTTCTACATTACTAAGCAGGCCACTGGTTTAAGCAATATGGGagagaaaaaggatctctctgctgccgaaaagcctcaaatagtgcaatgccttgaagaaggaatgaaaacatttgatgtttcataaaaaatgaatcgtgatcatcatactgtgaagaaatttgtggctgattcagagcacagacaggtttatgcagataaaggcataatgaggaagatttctgccagacaaattcattagattaagagagcaggtgctaaaatgccattacaaagtagcaaacaagtatttgaagctgctggtgcatctggagtcccaccaacctcaaagtgtaggatcctccagaggcttgcagtcatgtataaatcTATTATTCAGCCCCCCTATCCAATGCTCACaggcagaaacggttgcagtgggcccagaattACATGAAGACTCACTTTCAAACGGTCTTGTTTAatgatgagtgccatgcaaccctggatggtccagatggaggagtagtggatggttggtggatgaccaccatgtcccaacaaggctgcaaagtcagcaaggaggtggtggagtcatgttctgggctggattcaggaggagagagctggtaggcccctttagggtccctgaaggtgtgaaaatgacctcggcaaagtatataaagtttctgactgaccactttcttccatggtacaaaaagaagaaccgtgccttccatagcaaaattttcttcatgcatgacaatgcaccatctcatgctgcaaagaatacctctgtgtcattggctgctatgggcataagaggaaagaaactcatggtgtggccccatcctcccccgacctcaaccctattgagaacctttggagcatcctcaagctaaagatctatgagggtgggaggcagttcagatcaaagcagcagctcggggaggctattctgacatcctgcaaagaaattcaagcagaatcTCTCCAAAATCTCataagttcaatggatgcaagaatagtgaaggtgatattaaaaaagggctcctatgttaacatggaacttggcctcttaaaactctgtttttgattgaaatagcttttgatttcagtaaatatgacctcctgatgctgcaaattcaatgaatgaccattttcagttctttacaacctataaaatcttctaaaactctgttttgcggtttaatgtggaacagtgcattttgaggtttttatttatttttaaaaataatgcttATCAtgatgaagtttgttcaaaaacatttaaataacgCTCTAACgactgatgacttgaaaaatattctgactgtcatttgcgttaatatttaggaaaataagagaaaaatgtcatttgcataataatgtggaaagcagtgttacatttcccaaatgtcttggtatgctgattGCCTTTCGCTGGAGACAACCAACGTTCAAAACACAGTGTATGGAATGTTGCCCAGATGGAGATGAAATACACCCTATGGCATGGATATATTaaagtctatctggtgtgtcaggtttgATATATATTATTTAAGTGCAGAGTTTGATACCAGAAGACTGCTTTTATGTTcagaaaaattatttcaaaaatgcatCACTGCCCAAAGAATAAGAACATTGTGGAACCTCAGATGATTATGTAAATACTATGTCTGAATGACTTAATTAACTCATTTGAATTGTGGTTGGACAGGGCCTTCCTGTGTGGACTTTGCATGTGCTAGTTCTCTCTAGCTAGTGCAGCtttctcccacagtccaaagacatgcttgttaggctagctggtggctctaaattgcccatatgGGTGAGTGTGATTGCTTGtgtgtctctgtatgtcagccctgggaTTGGCTGGCAACCAGCATGTACCCCAACTTCTctcccagtgacagctgggattgacTCCACCCCAGCAACCCAAATGCAATTAGCTGTGTGCTTGAGAAGGTTATCATTCATATGGGGTCATGGGTATCAAAAGCTCAATCTAGAGGGGCAACTGGACTCCAACTAAGTCCTGTTGTCCCTTTGGATCGAGCTTTGGCCAAGTGGTGTAGATAATGCATGGATGGGTGAATACGTTCATACTTTGTGAAGCAACCAAAATATTTTGAATCTTTAATTGATGCTTGCTATTCAACTCTGGTAGTCAGCTTATATCTTTCATTGATTATAGTGTTCATTTCCCATTTTACGTCATCACTGCACTTGCCTCTGTGTGTTTCCAATCTGTGTCATGGTATCACCTACCCTTGTTGTTTTCACTCTCTGTTCACAATTGTGGCTGATTAGTCTCAAATTCCCTGAGTATTTGTCTTTTCCTGACTCAGTGCAAGTTTGTCTTTGCACCTCATGCCAAGTGTTTAACCCAACTAACTTTTGATCCATTGCTTTGTTCCCTTAGCCTTGCATGTTTTAGTTCTTTGGATTATCTGCCAGTCATTGGGATGAAACTGCTTTTTTGGATGCTTTTGTTCATTGTCCCCTGCTTGTAGGTCAGACTGCACACTCTTTTGTTAGTTATGATGGTCATGTCAAGTGATCAAAGAGCCATACATTCATGCTGTTACTTGACCTATAGATATGCCAGACTACACATCTGTACCCCACCTAGCATCACCACCAGTGTGAAAGTGTTGGAGAAAGGCTGGGCTGGATCACACCTATAGATAAGATACATGATGCATGTATGTACAATGGATGATAAACTAGCTTGACGCTGATCTTAATGACAGGTACTCACTGAAGTGCATATGTGATTTCGTGCCagcatttctcttttttcagtttgtctTGGTCTTCATTCAATAGTACATCATGAAGGCAGGGATGTTGATGCCAGAGCTCGACAAACTTTGTCTTGGTCCCATAATTTCATGTTATAGCATCAACTTCATAGCTCATCTTTCACCTCACTATTTGTTTGGTTATGGTTGTAATTTTTGCACATGCTGAGTGCTCCATACCAACAATGGCAAAGTCACTGACATGATGAAACAAATCGTAGGAGGCAGAAAATAAAGTCAGACATGCTAGACTTTATATTGGGATGTTGTGAGGTCACTTAGATGTGTCCTTGTTTGTCATTTACCAAGTAGGGTTTGCTAAATCAGGCTACAATTGTGCTTATAACACGTAGTCAAACTTCAATATTAAGTACAGCTAGGATTAGGATTGCAGTTATAGCAGATCAAACAATATCACCAATGTAATTTTCATAGCACAGTAAGCCCTGTCACACATGCATGTCTGAAAATTTCTGACATTAAAGGCATAGCCGTGTATTTTTGAAGTGTGGTTTAAcaagtacttttattttttagtttattcGCAACAGGAGATGTTAGTCAGCACAGTCACTTTCTTTAGAAACCAGGATGGGCAAGGCCACCCATGGGGGGTGGGGGAGACTTTCAGGGGCCTTCTGCATTACCAAACCACTGTGACAACCATTCTTTATTTTGACCTAAACACTCACCATTATACCAATTCAGTGAAATGccatattgtattttttgctgcttcagtCAAATTTAGCCTGtttcaaaatgcaaacacatccatccatccattttctataccccttattccgTTCCGGGTCGGgggtgggctggagcctatcctagctgtcattgggcgagaggcggggtacaccctggattggtcgccagtcagtcgcagggctgacatatagagacagacaacacatagagacagacaaccagacacactcacattcacacctacggccaatttagagtgatcagtcaacctaatgaacatgtttttggtggtgggaggaagccggagtaccccgagagaacccacgcgtgcatggggagatgcaaaaacattttttcctaaaACAGTATGAGTCTAGTATAAGGACAGTATCACTcttactgatccaacacatgtATAAGGGCTGTTCAAGGGCCCAGCTCATTTCTGTGAGCAGGACTGAGGAGGACAGGCACAGAAGCTAGAATAAAAAACTTAATCAAAAAGCAGAGTAATTGTCCACTGTTTGGCTAAAATTCAAAGCATTTTACTTTTCTACTAGTAAGTCCCTTTGATTTAGTACTACTTAAGCATCCCGCATCCAGTATAACATATGTCTTCTTCCGCTGACAGCGGCCTAAACAGCTAGTGAATATGGATATGTAGTGTGACAAGAACTCAGCTTAAATTTTGTTCAGTAGACTGATgatatgttttaaattttgagaatattttaacttttttctctctcactgtGGGCCTGGTTGGGGAGGGAAGGAGCACTGGTcagtcacagctgcagccaATCTTTGGGCAAACAAGGTTTCCTTTTTACCGTCTGGTGTTGAGTCTTCAGATGCCAGAGTATCCCTTCAGCTTCATGTGTGGTAACTCAGCTCTCTTAACCTCAGATCCAGTGGGTTTTACAAGTAACTTTTTACAGTGACTTTTTGACGTTTCTAGTGCTTTGTTGTCCTTGTCTCTTGCAGTGTCTCCTACACCCTGCCAGTGCTTCTGCCTGCCACCAGTCAGCTAACTCACCTTTGTTTGCACTACTGTCTCCTGTAGATAAACTCTTTTCATCTACAGTATAACCTTGGCTTCTGCCCTGCATCTGG
Coding sequences within:
- the LOC121508525 gene encoding high affinity choline transporter 1-like; the protein is MALNVPGLVVMAGFYLLILGTGIWASMRSKKEEKKCAGDGMEITLLAGRNINLLVGIFTLTATWVGGGFILGIAEATYNPTLGAVWALMPVPYVLTFFLGGFFFAKPMRENKYVTMMDPFQQKYGNVLSSALIFPALVADVLWVARTLVSLGGTMAVILDLSYVYSIIISSVVAIIYTLLGGLYSVAYTDVIQLILIFVSLWVCVPFLLTNPHSVDISLTAYNETFQAPWVGTVELDEAGKWFDDFMLLALGGLAYQAFYQRILSASSYTQAQVTCFASSAFCLVLGIPSVLVGAVAASTDWNSTSYGLPTPYERDQAGSILPIALQFLTPPYISVIGIGAVAAAVMSSMDSALLSSASLFSSNIYKNIIRKQASDYEMQWVIRISVVVVGLAGTALTFLDSSVLVFWLVGVDMSYTIMFPQLVCILFFKVSNGYGATVGYLMGIIMRVLSGEPLIGLPPAIKFPGCRLDDEGKMTQFFPFRTAIMVISLASILIVSWLTSIIFNKGLLPESWDVFKIKRKQKPTAGAADHKRTVSEQEDPSVAKQLLDTTSC